A portion of the Paenibacillus hamazuiensis genome contains these proteins:
- a CDS encoding D-2-hydroxyacid dehydrogenase codes for MRDIRVVLTTVDYKEEHYRRLVQAFEPASLIRLRSDDREGIRQALEVADVAVLAGDILDERFFQAPLLRWIHCDHAGLNKSARPELFERGLLVTSSAGRSSPALAEHAIFFMLALAYQFPRFLDAQRAHQWGVPGQNDLRGLYGRTVGIVGMGNTGADLAVRAKAMGMRVLGYRRSSAPPPPGVDRLFCAADGDSLDELLTESDFIVLAVPLSNATHHLIGRRELALMKRSACIVNMARGAVIDEAALAEALYAGQIGGAGLDTFTREPLPSDSPLWDAPNTLITPHTTPQVPDRTGRSIDIIAENVRRYRAGEPLLNELRPDDVYTPESQGSHYGK; via the coding sequence ATGAGGGACATTCGGGTCGTGCTTACTACGGTCGACTATAAAGAGGAACATTATCGGAGGTTGGTCCAAGCCTTTGAACCGGCATCGCTCATCCGCCTGAGGAGCGACGATCGCGAAGGCATCCGCCAAGCGCTTGAGGTCGCGGATGTAGCTGTGCTTGCAGGCGATATCCTGGATGAACGATTCTTTCAGGCCCCGCTGCTCCGATGGATTCACTGCGATCATGCCGGATTAAACAAAAGCGCGAGGCCCGAGCTGTTCGAGCGGGGGCTGCTCGTAACGAGTTCGGCGGGGCGATCGTCACCTGCGCTGGCGGAGCATGCGATCTTTTTTATGCTGGCTCTGGCTTATCAGTTTCCGCGGTTTCTTGACGCCCAGCGGGCGCATCAATGGGGAGTGCCCGGCCAGAACGACCTTCGGGGATTGTACGGACGGACGGTCGGCATCGTCGGCATGGGCAATACCGGCGCCGATCTGGCAGTACGGGCCAAGGCGATGGGCATGCGCGTGCTCGGTTACCGCCGGAGCAGCGCCCCTCCGCCTCCGGGAGTCGACCGGCTCTTCTGCGCCGCCGACGGCGATTCGCTCGACGAGCTGCTGACCGAAAGCGATTTTATCGTGCTGGCCGTGCCGCTGAGCAATGCGACGCATCATTTGATCGGCCGCCGGGAGCTGGCGCTGATGAAGCGGTCCGCATGCATAGTCAATATGGCGCGCGGCGCCGTCATTGACGAAGCGGCCTTGGCCGAAGCTCTATATGCGGGACAGATCGGCGGGGCCGGGCTCGACACGTTCACCCGGGAGCCTCTGCCTTCGGACAGTCCGCTTTGGGACGCGCCGAACACGCTGATTACACCGCATACAACGCCGCAGGTGCCCGATCGCACAGGCCGTTCCATAGACATTATCGCGGAAAATGTCAGACGTTACCGAGCCGGGGAACCGCTGCTCAACGAGTTGCGCCCTGACGATGTGTACACGCCGGAATCGCAAGGGAGCCATTACGGGAAATAA
- a CDS encoding FAD-binding oxidoreductase: MPETVKLTTDEMKRDLVGMVGPENVAIRNEEGERQYRLHAPMVVFPSEEREIEQILSWAASNHVRVAPQGGGTKDAYGHPGDEIDIILSLKKMSGIIHHSAGDLTVTALPGTTLRELQQALGVEGQFLPLDPAWEEQATLGGIVAAGASGPGRAMYGSARDYLIASRICYPDGTLIRTGAKVVKNVAGYDMNKLFIGSMGTLGVFTELTFKIRPIPPYAGALAIGDPDPLKLRKLQEILLDSQLEPSAAEWINGRLGARIFGSSAGDPVLLVSFEDVERSVRFQLNWLQNACNSLGVTVLERISGYKETRAVLFGLREHLPNSHDIPDDKLVIGVKLLSMIAEVPAVYEAVQQAADEKGLPLDFHGGLYTGISRATVRAEWGQQQAVFEWLRTAESFLGSLNGRSVIEIAPRKMRTKLNVWGAEAEDWKLMKGIKEKIDPKRILNPGRFVGGI; the protein is encoded by the coding sequence ATGCCTGAAACGGTCAAGCTGACAACCGATGAAATGAAGCGCGATTTGGTCGGCATGGTAGGTCCGGAGAATGTTGCGATTCGCAATGAAGAGGGAGAGCGTCAATACCGGCTCCATGCTCCCATGGTTGTGTTTCCTTCCGAAGAACGGGAAATTGAGCAAATTTTAAGCTGGGCCGCCAGCAACCATGTACGTGTCGCCCCTCAGGGGGGAGGTACGAAAGATGCGTACGGACATCCCGGCGACGAAATCGATATCATATTATCGTTGAAAAAAATGTCCGGCATCATCCACCATTCCGCCGGGGACCTCACCGTCACCGCGCTGCCGGGAACAACGCTGCGCGAGCTTCAGCAAGCTTTAGGCGTGGAAGGGCAGTTTCTGCCGCTTGATCCGGCATGGGAGGAGCAAGCGACCTTAGGCGGGATCGTCGCCGCGGGCGCTTCGGGACCCGGAAGAGCGATGTACGGATCGGCGAGAGATTATTTAATCGCGTCCCGTATTTGTTATCCGGACGGCACGCTGATTCGCACGGGCGCAAAGGTCGTCAAAAATGTGGCCGGTTACGACATGAACAAGCTTTTTATCGGTTCGATGGGCACCCTGGGGGTGTTCACCGAGCTCACCTTTAAAATCCGGCCAATCCCGCCCTATGCCGGAGCTTTGGCCATTGGCGACCCGGATCCGCTTAAGCTCCGCAAGCTGCAGGAAATTTTGCTCGACTCTCAGCTTGAACCATCCGCAGCGGAATGGATAAACGGACGGCTGGGAGCGCGAATATTCGGCAGTTCCGCCGGCGATCCGGTGCTGCTAGTGTCGTTCGAGGATGTGGAGCGTTCGGTACGATTTCAATTGAACTGGCTGCAGAACGCTTGTAACAGCTTAGGGGTTACGGTGCTGGAGCGGATATCGGGGTATAAAGAAACCCGGGCCGTACTCTTCGGATTGCGGGAGCATCTTCCGAATTCGCACGACATTCCGGACGATAAGCTTGTGATCGGCGTCAAGCTGCTCTCCATGATTGCGGAAGTACCGGCCGTTTACGAAGCCGTGCAGCAGGCAGCGGATGAAAAAGGGCTGCCGCTGGATTTCCATGGGGGTCTGTATACAGGCATCAGCAGAGCAACGGTTCGGGCGGAATGGGGACAGCAGCAGGCGGTTTTCGAATGGCTTCGCACCGCCGAGTCGTTCCTCGGCAGCCTGAACGGACGGTCGGTGATCGAAATCGCTCCTCGCAAAATGAGGACAAAGCTGAACGTATGGGGCGCTGAAGCGGAAGATTGGAAATTGATGAAAGGGATCAAGGAGAAAATCGATCCGAAGCGCATCTTGAACCCGGGTCGGTTTGTAGGAGGTATTTGA
- a CDS encoding carbohydrate ABC transporter permease, with product MAESRGEKVFVSAIAVVLVLLSVFAIIPLISVLSTSFSSKKVVDLNLVTIWPREFTFDSWNYIIYRPDLWKAFFLTLGSTVIGTALALLITALLAYPLSKSEFRWGPVLMVGVVIAMVFKAPLVPYFLTVRGIGLYNNPLVLILPHILNPFNLIIMRTFFKQFSKELEEAAFIEGCGYFRMLFQFVLPLSKAVLATLALFYGVVIWNQFQTPLLFLQNPELFPLQIKIRQFITDDSVIMALVPSKLDVNYNERTLRAATVIFAIIPVIAVYPFLQKYFVKGAMVGSVKG from the coding sequence ATGGCAGAATCCAGAGGAGAAAAGGTATTTGTATCGGCGATTGCCGTTGTTCTTGTTCTTCTGTCCGTGTTTGCGATCATTCCGCTAATATCCGTCCTTTCCACCTCGTTCAGCTCCAAGAAGGTCGTGGATCTGAATCTGGTGACGATCTGGCCCAGGGAATTCACGTTCGACTCCTGGAATTATATCATTTACCGTCCCGATCTGTGGAAAGCATTCTTTCTTACTTTAGGTTCGACAGTGATCGGCACGGCATTGGCGCTGCTGATCACCGCCTTGCTCGCTTACCCGCTGTCCAAGTCGGAGTTCCGCTGGGGGCCGGTGCTTATGGTCGGCGTAGTTATAGCGATGGTGTTTAAAGCGCCACTCGTACCGTATTTCCTGACAGTCCGCGGTATCGGTCTTTATAATAATCCGCTGGTTCTGATCTTGCCCCATATTCTCAATCCGTTTAATCTGATCATCATGAGGACCTTCTTTAAGCAATTTTCAAAAGAGCTGGAAGAGGCGGCTTTCATCGAGGGGTGCGGGTACTTCCGGATGCTGTTCCAATTCGTGCTTCCGCTGTCCAAGGCGGTGCTGGCCACCCTGGCCTTGTTTTACGGCGTTGTGATTTGGAATCAATTCCAGACTCCTTTGCTATTTTTGCAAAACCCGGAATTGTTCCCGCTGCAGATCAAAATCCGGCAGTTTATTACCGACGACAGCGTCATTATGGCGCTTGTTCCTTCCAAGCTTGACGTGAATTATAACGAACGTACATTACGAGCGGCGACCGTCATTTTCGCGATCATTCCCGTCATTGCGGTATATCCTTTCTTGCAGAAGTACTTTGTCAAGGGAGCCATGGTCGGATCCGTTAAAGGATAA
- a CDS encoding LrgB family protein, translating into MNLQPYAQSPMFGISLTVLAYVCSFGVHRYIKWLHPLFVCSGLIILVLLAGGVPYSDYKVGGSLIEFFLGPATVAMGVPLYKNAQKFKEKLRPIVAGILAGSLTGVACSSALVWLLGGSREIMFTMMPKSVTTPISIEIIRSMGGNPELGSVLTVLTGLLGSMIGPEVLRRFGMRDDFSVGTAVGTSSHGIGTGRLIRESDLLGSISGFSMCLAGMVTSVLVIPVYWLFQ; encoded by the coding sequence TTGAACCTGCAACCGTATGCACAAAGTCCGATGTTCGGCATTTCCCTGACCGTGTTGGCTTACGTTTGTTCGTTTGGCGTACACCGGTATATCAAATGGCTCCATCCGTTGTTTGTATGCTCCGGCCTCATTATTCTTGTGCTGCTTGCAGGCGGGGTACCTTATTCCGATTATAAGGTCGGAGGGAGCCTGATTGAATTTTTCCTCGGACCCGCGACCGTAGCTATGGGAGTTCCGCTTTATAAAAACGCACAAAAATTTAAAGAGAAGCTGCGTCCCATTGTAGCGGGAATTTTGGCAGGCTCCCTTACGGGCGTAGCATGCAGCTCTGCTCTGGTGTGGCTATTGGGCGGTTCCCGGGAAATCATGTTTACGATGATGCCCAAGTCCGTAACTACGCCGATATCGATTGAAATTATCCGTTCCATGGGGGGGAATCCCGAGCTCGGCTCCGTTCTCACCGTATTGACGGGGCTGCTTGGCAGCATGATCGGCCCCGAGGTGCTCAGACGGTTTGGCATGCGGGATGACTTTTCCGTCGGCACCGCGGTGGGGACGTCATCCCATGGGATCGGGACGGGCCGGTTAATTCGCGAATCGGACCTGCTGGGAAGCATCAGCGGGTTTTCCATGTGTTTGGCGGGGATGGTCACTTCGGTATTGGTCATACCTGTCTATTGGTTATTCCAATGA
- a CDS encoding family 10 glycosylhydrolase — MGWWQQKPMRLIQTNLREIDAMLDIDEYMRSLEEFSANVLLFNVGGIVANYPSALEFHYVNPNLKDDFAGKVIQRVHEKGMKFIARFDFSRLNEKCALPNPDWLYRSVDGEIVNYNGQVHTCINGYYQQEYSLQILREVAERYPIDGIFFNMHGYVTHDYSYNYYGICQCGSCQKRFFEYTGHERLPLKEDPDDPIFRDYEKFRAETVRELFLKRVEVVKRINPHIAVCNYTHSGTDIFRKESNTGINRPLPEWNYSATENVRTVRGTWDGMAVSNSAVHFVDYAMRHTAVSPHLTGLRLAQNLVNGGWLDYYVIGTLVNQDDRLCFDLVKDIYRFHRDHEEYYSNLASLAEIGLVVPESSSIFGSKNELKGIMRILAENHVQYDLLHDSALQSPQIEEKLKRYKLLILADQRSMSDSAVEAVDRFVEQGGKLLATGFSSTCDEKGHPLGRIRLQSIGTKEFELKPKVQGAYFRIREADKSTLRGFEQIDLVYLYGEALECKLEEGAEGFLGLIPSCMFGPPEKCYITEQTDTPGLIFGRYGKGESAYIPWGLGAHYEKLSNHGHARLLMAALRDVLGHREPLQADASPLVEVTFHRGPSRRLISAVNGSGQLGTAFHAPLPVRNIRFTLRADAKPSRVHALRRSGDIPFVYRDNELSFNLDELDLFETVVIED, encoded by the coding sequence ATGGGTTGGTGGCAACAGAAGCCGATGCGGCTGATACAGACGAATTTAAGAGAGATTGACGCGATGCTGGACATCGACGAGTATATGCGGAGCCTGGAGGAATTCTCGGCAAATGTCCTGCTGTTTAACGTAGGAGGAATAGTGGCCAACTATCCTTCCGCGCTTGAATTCCATTATGTTAATCCCAATTTGAAGGATGATTTTGCCGGGAAGGTGATTCAGCGCGTTCACGAAAAAGGAATGAAGTTCATAGCCCGTTTCGATTTCAGCCGGTTAAACGAAAAATGCGCGTTGCCTAATCCCGACTGGCTGTATCGAAGCGTGGACGGAGAAATCGTCAATTACAACGGCCAGGTGCATACTTGCATCAACGGCTACTACCAACAGGAGTATTCGCTTCAAATATTGCGGGAAGTGGCCGAAAGGTATCCTATTGACGGCATATTCTTCAATATGCACGGTTACGTGACTCACGACTACAGCTACAATTATTACGGGATTTGCCAATGCGGCAGCTGCCAAAAGCGATTTTTCGAGTACACCGGCCATGAACGGCTGCCTCTGAAGGAGGATCCGGACGATCCGATTTTCCGGGATTATGAGAAGTTCCGTGCCGAGACGGTAAGGGAGCTGTTTCTCAAACGGGTGGAGGTTGTTAAGCGCATCAATCCACATATCGCCGTATGCAACTATACGCATTCAGGAACAGACATCTTCCGCAAGGAATCCAACACGGGGATCAACCGGCCTCTGCCGGAATGGAATTACTCGGCTACGGAAAACGTGCGCACCGTTCGGGGCACTTGGGACGGGATGGCCGTAAGCAATTCGGCGGTCCACTTCGTCGATTATGCCATGCGGCATACGGCGGTTTCTCCTCACTTGACCGGGCTGCGGCTGGCGCAAAATCTGGTGAACGGGGGATGGCTCGATTATTACGTGATCGGTACGCTCGTTAATCAGGATGACCGGCTTTGCTTCGACCTCGTGAAAGATATTTACCGTTTTCACCGCGATCATGAGGAGTATTATTCGAACCTTGCATCCTTGGCCGAGATTGGCCTGGTTGTCCCGGAAAGCAGCAGTATATTCGGAAGCAAAAACGAATTAAAGGGAATCATGAGAATTTTGGCCGAAAACCACGTGCAATACGATTTGCTGCACGACAGCGCGCTGCAATCGCCGCAAATTGAAGAGAAACTTAAACGTTACAAGCTGCTGATCCTCGCCGACCAGCGAAGCATGAGCGACAGTGCGGTGGAAGCCGTCGACCGTTTCGTGGAACAGGGGGGAAAACTGCTTGCCACCGGATTTAGCTCTACGTGCGATGAGAAAGGACATCCTCTGGGACGCATCCGCCTGCAAAGCATAGGGACGAAGGAGTTTGAGCTTAAACCGAAGGTACAGGGGGCTTATTTCCGAATCCGCGAAGCGGATAAATCCACACTTCGGGGTTTCGAACAAATCGACCTTGTGTATTTGTACGGGGAAGCGTTGGAGTGCAAGCTGGAGGAAGGTGCGGAGGGATTTCTCGGGTTGATTCCTTCGTGCATGTTCGGACCTCCGGAGAAATGTTATATAACCGAGCAGACGGACACGCCGGGGTTGATCTTTGGCCGATATGGAAAAGGGGAGTCCGCCTATATTCCGTGGGGGCTTGGAGCGCATTATGAAAAACTGAGCAACCACGGTCATGCCCGCCTCTTGATGGCGGCGCTGCGGGATGTGCTCGGTCACCGGGAGCCTCTGCAAGCAGATGCTTCACCGCTCGTGGAAGTAACCTTCCACAGAGGGCCCTCGCGGCGCCTGATCAGCGCAGTAAATGGTTCCGGACAACTTGGAACCGCATTCCATGCGCCTTTGCCGGTTCGGAACATTCGCTTCACCCTGCGGGCGGATGCCAAACCGTCGCGCGTCCATGCGCTGCGCCGTTCCGGCGATATACCTTTTGTTTACCGTGACAATGAGCTTTCATTTAATCTGGATGAGCTTGATTTGTTTGAAACTGTTGTGATCGAGGATTAA
- a CDS encoding NAD(P)-dependent oxidoreductase: MKLAFIGLGNMGLPMARNLVKAGYEVYGKNRSQGREAAFAESGGKIGLSLKELAQQADVIMTCLPMPADVEQMFLGPEGIVANGRKGLVLIDFSTVSPDLCVKIASAAGRAGMEFLDAPVSGGTVGAEQATLSIMVGGDKPVFDRVLPILEKVGKNIYHVGEVGNGTVVKLLNQLMVGIHTQAASEAMALADKMSLPKDMLHQILSNSFAQSRIYDRHYTQFVEKEQFQPGFALNLLHKDLVLVKKMADDNGAALPIGAEVERLLHTAKAQGFGDKDMSGMYLYMKEMNEQRPETK, from the coding sequence TTGAAGCTCGCATTTATCGGTTTGGGAAATATGGGATTGCCTATGGCGCGGAATCTGGTTAAAGCCGGGTACGAGGTGTATGGGAAAAACCGGAGCCAAGGCAGAGAAGCGGCATTTGCGGAGTCCGGGGGGAAAATCGGATTGTCCCTGAAAGAACTGGCGCAGCAGGCGGATGTGATCATGACGTGCCTGCCGATGCCGGCGGACGTGGAGCAAATGTTCCTCGGTCCCGAAGGAATTGTGGCTAACGGCCGAAAGGGTCTGGTCTTGATCGACTTCAGCACCGTATCGCCGGATCTTTGTGTCAAAATCGCCTCGGCCGCCGGGCGGGCAGGCATGGAATTTCTGGACGCGCCGGTTAGCGGCGGAACGGTGGGAGCCGAGCAGGCGACGCTGTCCATTATGGTCGGCGGCGACAAGCCGGTGTTCGATCGGGTGCTTCCCATCCTGGAGAAGGTGGGTAAAAACATCTACCACGTTGGGGAAGTCGGCAATGGAACCGTCGTCAAGCTGCTGAATCAGCTGATGGTCGGTATCCATACCCAGGCTGCGAGCGAAGCGATGGCGCTGGCCGACAAAATGAGCCTGCCCAAAGATATGCTGCATCAAATTTTAAGCAACAGCTTCGCTCAGAGCCGGATTTATGACCGGCATTATACCCAGTTTGTCGAAAAGGAACAGTTCCAACCGGGCTTCGCTCTTAATCTGCTGCACAAGGATCTGGTGCTGGTGAAAAAAATGGCGGACGATAACGGAGCCGCCCTGCCGATAGGAGCTGAGGTGGAGCGGCTGCTCCATACCGCAAAAGCCCAAGGATTCGGGGACAAAGACATGTCCGGCATGTATTTGTACATGAAAGAAATGAATGAACAACGGCCGGAGACAAAGTAA
- a CDS encoding CidA/LrgA family protein yields the protein MRGFAILLAFYLAGMSIQKGLNVPLPGNVIGLALFTLFLFTGLIKLKWVEKTASFLNRHMLLFFAPIIAGTLSILPLIREHAASIVVTFFISWLAVLLATGWTVRALTGRKKASSSPNIPASWRDAARREHS from the coding sequence ATGCGTGGTTTTGCAATTTTATTGGCTTTTTATTTGGCTGGAATGTCCATTCAAAAAGGGTTGAACGTTCCACTCCCAGGTAACGTGATCGGTCTGGCCTTATTTACGTTATTTTTATTTACAGGCTTGATCAAATTGAAATGGGTAGAAAAAACCGCTTCGTTTTTGAACCGGCATATGCTGTTGTTTTTCGCCCCCATTATTGCAGGGACGTTATCTATTCTGCCTTTGATCCGGGAACATGCCGCTTCTATTGTTGTCACATTTTTCATAAGCTGGTTGGCTGTACTGCTTGCCACGGGATGGACCGTGAGGGCGCTGACCGGCAGAAAAAAAGCAAGCTCGAGTCCGAATATTCCCGCATCATGGCGCGACGCAGCAAGGAGGGAACATTCTTGA
- a CDS encoding ABC transporter permease: MEKAANHQMKVVAGGKKLEKVANHRMKLLWPLYMMAIPGILFLIAFKYIPLIGTVIAFKDYSVFKGFLDSPWVGLRHFQTLVQHPDFIRIFGNTLMLGFLKIVLVFPVPVILALMINEIRKSALKKGIQTALYIPHFLSWVIIAGIVFDFFSLSGLFNVVIGWFGYDPVLVMQESDYFRMVYVITAIWRDAGWGTVVYMAAISAIDPQLYESAMIDGASKFKQIRHITFPLLLPTVLVLFLLEIGNFMELGFDHVYNLLTPMTYSVGDILDTYVFRTGIQQAQYSFATAVGLFQSVIGFILVYIFNRLSRKVSDGGLW; encoded by the coding sequence TTGGAAAAAGCAGCGAATCATCAAATGAAAGTGGTTGCAGGAGGAAAAAAGTTGGAAAAAGTCGCCAATCATCGGATGAAACTGTTGTGGCCGTTATATATGATGGCCATTCCGGGCATCTTGTTTCTTATCGCGTTCAAGTATATTCCGTTAATAGGAACTGTAATCGCATTCAAAGATTATTCCGTGTTTAAAGGGTTTCTTGATAGCCCTTGGGTAGGGCTTCGACACTTTCAAACTCTGGTTCAGCATCCGGATTTTATCCGAATATTCGGCAACACGTTGATGTTGGGTTTTCTTAAAATCGTGCTTGTGTTTCCCGTACCGGTCATACTGGCGCTCATGATCAACGAAATCCGAAAGTCGGCGCTCAAGAAAGGAATTCAAACGGCACTCTACATTCCGCACTTTTTGTCCTGGGTCATCATCGCCGGCATCGTCTTCGATTTCTTCTCTTTAAGCGGATTATTCAATGTGGTGATAGGGTGGTTTGGTTACGATCCCGTTCTTGTCATGCAAGAAAGCGATTACTTTCGCATGGTTTATGTCATTACGGCCATTTGGAGGGATGCGGGATGGGGAACTGTCGTTTATATGGCGGCCATCAGCGCAATCGATCCTCAGCTGTATGAGTCGGCAATGATTGATGGCGCTTCCAAGTTCAAGCAGATCCGTCACATCACTTTTCCGCTCCTCTTGCCCACGGTATTGGTGCTGTTCTTGCTTGAGATCGGAAACTTCATGGAGCTGGGCTTCGATCACGTATACAATCTGTTGACACCGATGACATATAGTGTTGGGGACATTCTGGATACGTACGTATTCCGAACCGGAATTCAGCAAGCGCAGTACAGCTTTGCTACGGCGGTCGGCTTGTTCCAGTCGGTCATTGGATTTATCCTGGTTTACATTTTCAACAGACTATCAAGAAAAGTGTCCGACGGGGGGCTTTGGTAA
- a CDS encoding extracellular solute-binding protein, producing the protein MKVKKLGALSVTVSLAFSVVAGCSGKTEPPAPSAATPQDSGSTNEIVDIEVWRENNGYLPTTKGSKLYEFYKEKLGVGVIHPYVEWNGGTNYLNQLNLKIAANEMPDLFAPYNGIESSLAKSGAIADLTDLLPKYAPHVWEAIPKDVWDIVKANDPTGQGRIYYIPGVLDYGRYAGLIRKDWLDKLGLPMPTTLDEYVKVLEAFRDKDPNGNGQKDEVPAGGREQARWMDHLFAMYGVAMFEGMPDWDLYDGKLTYSAVTPNMKAALEFISKLYKEGLLDKETLLNNKQKWDGKVEGNKAGNYFHWAETVNDRLENMNKNTGVKADFSVLPIPQVPGYKGFYTWKRMTPPAWVVKNNKDQKKLMATLKLLNNVYDKKNWNDLYLGVEGMHYSMQNGKAIRLPDDKSTQENIIFEPYKNMATLDFMTSLIKNTSTEDRKWATDQTVRDMQDAQKYAKVIAGDGLPASIYDGFADINNRTLYVEYASKIIVGQYPISKFDEFVDKWYKSGGEEVTKRARDWYAKVKK; encoded by the coding sequence ATGAAAGTCAAAAAGCTTGGCGCACTCTCAGTGACGGTATCACTTGCATTTTCGGTCGTTGCCGGCTGTTCCGGCAAAACGGAGCCTCCTGCACCTTCTGCAGCAACACCCCAGGACTCGGGCTCCACGAACGAAATCGTTGACATTGAAGTATGGAGAGAAAACAACGGCTATTTACCGACCACCAAGGGAAGTAAGTTATATGAATTTTATAAGGAAAAGCTGGGAGTAGGAGTCATTCATCCTTATGTGGAGTGGAACGGTGGCACCAACTACCTGAATCAGCTAAACCTGAAAATCGCCGCAAACGAAATGCCGGATCTGTTCGCGCCTTATAACGGCATCGAATCGAGCCTCGCCAAGAGCGGCGCCATTGCCGATCTGACGGATTTATTGCCTAAGTATGCGCCGCATGTATGGGAAGCGATTCCGAAAGACGTATGGGATATCGTTAAGGCCAACGACCCTACCGGCCAAGGCCGGATCTATTATATCCCGGGTGTGCTGGACTACGGAAGATACGCCGGCTTGATCCGAAAAGATTGGCTCGACAAGCTGGGTCTGCCGATGCCCACAACCCTGGACGAATATGTGAAGGTTTTGGAGGCGTTCCGGGACAAGGATCCCAACGGCAACGGCCAAAAGGATGAGGTTCCGGCCGGCGGCAGAGAGCAGGCGCGTTGGATGGACCATCTGTTCGCCATGTACGGCGTTGCCATGTTCGAAGGAATGCCGGATTGGGATCTGTACGACGGCAAGCTGACTTACTCCGCGGTTACTCCGAATATGAAAGCGGCCTTGGAATTTATCTCCAAGCTGTACAAAGAAGGTTTATTAGACAAAGAGACGCTTCTGAACAACAAGCAGAAATGGGATGGAAAGGTGGAAGGGAATAAGGCCGGGAACTATTTTCACTGGGCGGAAACCGTCAATGACCGCCTGGAAAACATGAACAAGAACACAGGAGTTAAGGCCGATTTCTCTGTGCTCCCGATACCCCAAGTTCCGGGATATAAAGGCTTCTACACATGGAAGAGAATGACTCCCCCGGCCTGGGTTGTCAAGAACAACAAGGATCAGAAGAAGCTGATGGCCACCTTGAAGCTGCTGAACAACGTGTACGACAAGAAAAATTGGAACGATCTGTATCTGGGAGTGGAGGGAATGCACTACTCCATGCAAAACGGCAAAGCCATCAGACTTCCGGATGATAAGAGCACCCAGGAGAACATCATTTTCGAGCCGTATAAAAATATGGCCACCCTTGATTTTATGACCTCACTCATCAAGAATACATCGACCGAAGACAGAAAGTGGGCTACTGACCAGACCGTCCGCGATATGCAGGATGCCCAGAAGTACGCCAAGGTTATAGCCGGGGACGGTTTGCCTGCAAGCATCTACGACGGCTTTGCGGATATCAACAACCGTACGCTGTATGTGGAATATGCCTCCAAGATTATAGTCGGTCAATACCCGATCAGTAAATTCGATGAATTTGTAGACAAATGGTATAAATCGGGTGGAGAAGAGGTCACCAAACGCGCCAGAGACTGGTACGCAAAAGTGAAAAAGTAG